The DNA region TTTCACCACATACGCAGCGGGAATTGTATAACCAATCCATGCTTCAACAAGAGCGATCCAACGGCCAATTCCACTTGGAACCACATCCCCGTATCCTACGGAGAAAAGAGTAATTCCGCTGAAATATAATGAAGTATGTAGCCGCTCAAAAAAAGAACCGATTTGAACCGCTCGATCTCCCTGAAGAACTTCAAGGCCTTCTAATTCTAGTAGCAAATAGACAAGGGCAAAGCCGACCATAATGGTGATGTATAAAAACCCCAGGAAGAGAAAGTTTTCAATAGACAACCGATGATATTTCCATTTCCCGGGTAGAAAAAGAGCACGAAGACTCATCGTCATAC from Oikeobacillus pervagus includes:
- a CDS encoding potassium channel family protein is translated as MLLIYGIMTAVIVCMTMSLRALFLPGKWKYHRLSIENFLFLGFLYITIMVGFALVYLLLELEGLEVLQGDRAVQIGSFFERLHTSLYFSGITLFSVGYGDVVPSGIGRWIALVEAWIGYTIPAAYVVKIVSDWELGKKS